One window from the genome of Cryptomeria japonica chromosome 6, Sugi_1.0, whole genome shotgun sequence encodes:
- the LOC131071402 gene encoding DNA-directed RNA polymerase subunit alpha-like — protein MNQNEIAVSMKIPEWKCIEFRTKNKHFHYSRFTLSLLCKGQANTIGSTIRRVLLREVEGTCITHVKFHNISNEYSVIIGIEESIHEILMNLKEIVLRIDAYRIREGSINVVGPKKVTAQDIMLPPSVGIIDATQHIANINKSITLDISLQIEKCHRYIIQNPNNYNPKDEIFPIDVAFVFPIDAAFVFPIDVSFAPVQNVNYSIHSYWSKNETQEILFIEIWMNEAPKEALYEASRNLIDFFLPFLNAKEENNDGTNSLSIDITPSLPILHILNDTKRINFDQMYIVQLNFSTRIYNCLKKANINTVSDLLNYSREDLMKTKHLGKQSVQEILEFMRNIQIDSLGNPI, from the coding sequence ATGAATCAGAATGAAATAGCAGTCTCAATGAAGATACCAGAATGGAAGTGCATTGAATTCAGAACAAAGAATAAGCATTTTCATTATAGTCGTTTCACTCTATCTCTGCTTTGCAAAGGTCAAGCTAATACAATAGGCAGCACAATAAGAAGAGTTTTACTCAGAGAAGTAGAAGGAACATGTATCACACATGTTAAATTTCACAATATATCAAACGAATATTCCGTAATAATAGGTATTGAAGAATCAATACATGAAATTTTGATGAATCTGAAAGAAATTGTACTTCGTATTGATGCGTATAGAATTCGAGAAGGATCTATCAATGTTGTTGGACCAAAAAAAGTAACCGCTCAAGATATCATGTTACCACCTTCTGTGGGAATAATTGATGCTACACAACATATAGCtaacataaacaaatcaattacCTTAGATATATCATTACAAATTGAAAAATGCCACAGATATATTATCCAAAATCCAAATAATTACAATCCTAAGGATGAAATTTTTCCTATagatgttgcctttgtctttcctatagatgctgcctttgtctttcctataGATGTTTCCTTTGCCCCTGTTCAAAATGTAAATTACAGTATTCACTCCTATTGGAGCAAAAATGAGACACAAGAAATTCTATTTATTGAAATATGGATGAATGAAGCTCCTAAAGAAGCACTTTATGAAGCTTCTCGGAATTTAATTGACTTTTTCCTTCCCTTTCTAAATGCAAAGGAAGAGAACAACGATGGAACAAATAGTCTAAGCATCGATATTACTCCTTCCTTACCTATTTTGCATATATTGAATGATACAAAGAGaataaattttgatcaaatgtatATTGTCCAATTAAACTTCTCTACTAGGATATATAATTGCCTCAAAAAGGCAAATATAAATACAGTATCAGACCTTTTGAATTACAGTCGAGAAGATTTAATGAAAACAAAACATCTTGGGAAACAATCTGTCCAAGAAATCTTGGAATTTATGCgaaatattcaaattgattcactaGGGAATCCGATTTAG